The following coding sequences lie in one Nocardioides sambongensis genomic window:
- the dapF gene encoding diaminopimelate epimerase produces the protein MSSAEPVVAHGYPYLKGHGTQNDFVLLPDHDGGLHGRLDDVRVRALCHRRAGIGGDGVLRVIRTEALARVVGEPELADQHAEWFMDYRNADGSLSEMCGNGIRVFGRHLAEAGLADPAGPVPVGTRDGVKVLTFADGAVDGEITVDMGTPRLLGDTAVSIDDLRWSAVGVDLGNPHAVAFLGPDQDLATVGPLLTPPEHDAELYPHGVNVEFVVRRGEHHVAMRVHERGSGETRSCGTGACAVMVATAVADGADGGPDGVRDTPYRVDLPGGSLSITWTGEDRILMTGPAVVVAAGTTAL, from the coding sequence ATGAGCAGCGCTGAGCCGGTCGTGGCCCACGGCTACCCGTACCTGAAGGGACACGGCACCCAGAACGACTTCGTGCTCCTGCCCGACCACGACGGCGGGCTGCATGGCCGCCTCGACGACGTCCGGGTCCGCGCCCTGTGCCACCGGCGGGCCGGGATCGGAGGCGACGGTGTGCTGCGGGTGATCCGCACCGAGGCGCTGGCCCGGGTGGTCGGTGAGCCGGAGCTGGCCGACCAGCACGCCGAGTGGTTCATGGACTACCGCAACGCCGACGGCTCCCTCTCGGAGATGTGCGGCAACGGGATCCGGGTCTTCGGCCGCCACCTCGCCGAGGCCGGCCTCGCCGACCCCGCCGGCCCGGTGCCGGTGGGCACCCGCGACGGCGTCAAGGTGCTCACCTTCGCCGACGGCGCCGTCGACGGCGAGATCACCGTCGACATGGGCACGCCCCGGCTGCTCGGCGACACGGCGGTCTCGATCGACGACCTGCGCTGGTCGGCGGTCGGGGTCGACCTGGGCAACCCGCACGCGGTCGCCTTCCTCGGCCCCGACCAGGACCTGGCCACGGTCGGTCCGCTGCTCACGCCGCCCGAGCACGACGCCGAGCTCTACCCGCACGGCGTCAACGTGGAGTTCGTCGTACGACGCGGGGAGCACCACGTCGCGATGCGGGTCCACGAGCGCGGCTCGGGGGAGACCCGCTCCTGCGGCACCGGTGCCTGCGCGGTGATGGTGGCGACCGCCGTCGCCGACGGCGCGGACGGGGGTCCGGACGGGGTGCGGGACACGCCGTACCGGGTGGATCTGCCCGGCGGCTCCCTCTCCATCACCTGGACCGGCGAGGACCGGATCCTGATGACCGGCCCGGCGGTGGTGGTCGCCGCGGGGACCACCGCGCTGTAG
- a CDS encoding MSMEG_1061 family FMN-dependent PPOX-type flavoprotein, with the protein MSQWTEITDETTLVDLLGEPNERALAKERATLTDIDRAWLDASPFCLLATSGAAGGDVSPKGDPAGSLVHVLDDSTIAIAERPGNRRADGYRNILENPQVGMIFLIPGRGDTLRINGRARLVSDAPFFDDLVVKGHRPQLAVLVRIETVFFHCSKAFLRSRLWDPATWDPEGEVPRRAVIAERLEPSGKTVAELDEYYGSGYEAGLYEQR; encoded by the coding sequence ATGAGCCAGTGGACCGAGATCACCGACGAGACGACCCTGGTCGACCTGCTCGGGGAGCCCAACGAACGGGCGCTGGCCAAGGAGCGGGCCACCCTCACCGACATCGACCGGGCCTGGCTGGACGCCTCCCCGTTCTGCCTGCTCGCCACCAGCGGCGCGGCCGGCGGCGACGTCTCGCCCAAGGGCGACCCGGCCGGCAGCCTGGTTCACGTCCTGGACGACTCCACGATCGCCATCGCCGAGCGCCCCGGCAACCGGCGGGCCGACGGCTACCGCAACATCCTGGAGAACCCGCAGGTCGGGATGATCTTCCTGATCCCCGGTCGCGGCGACACGCTGCGGATCAACGGCCGCGCCCGGCTGGTCTCCGACGCGCCGTTCTTCGACGACCTGGTGGTCAAGGGGCACCGCCCGCAGCTCGCGGTCCTGGTGCGGATCGAGACGGTCTTCTTCCACTGCTCCAAGGCGTTCCTCCGCTCCCGGCTGTGGGACCCCGCCACCTGGGACCCCGAGGGTGAGGTGCCGCGCCGTGCGGTGATCGCCGAGCGGCTCGAGCCGTCCGGCAAGACCGTCGCCGAGCTGGACGAGTACTACGGATCGGGCTACGAGGCGGGTCTCTATGAGCAGCGCTGA
- a CDS encoding M15 family metallopeptidase: MHPAPRPSRSRRSPRHVLGLVLAALLLPLLPAAVVSTTAAPAQADGCYTWSRTLQQGATGSDVTQLQIRVAGWAGYDRGFAIDGSFGPATRTAVINFQKAYGLSADGVAGSQTFSKIYALQDNDCTPIHFAWSEVDDVCYGGFPTPVSGTSVATVKSNLMQMMWRAEALRHRLGDQPLRVTSAYRSRACNDRVGGASNSNHLYGRGLDLVPAGGGVTMCKIAQQARYVGVRQILGPGYPDHSDHIHLGIQSSKYWSASQCGI, translated from the coding sequence ATGCACCCTGCCCCTCGTCCGTCCCGCTCGCGGCGCTCGCCGCGACATGTTCTCGGCCTGGTCCTCGCGGCGTTGCTGTTGCCGCTGCTGCCCGCGGCGGTGGTCTCCACGACCGCGGCGCCGGCACAGGCCGACGGCTGCTACACGTGGAGCCGCACCCTGCAGCAGGGCGCCACCGGCAGCGACGTCACCCAGCTGCAGATCCGGGTCGCCGGCTGGGCCGGCTACGACCGTGGCTTCGCCATCGACGGCTCCTTCGGACCGGCCACCAGGACCGCGGTGATCAACTTCCAGAAGGCCTACGGGCTGAGCGCCGACGGCGTGGCCGGCTCCCAGACCTTCAGCAAGATCTATGCCCTCCAGGACAACGACTGCACCCCGATCCACTTCGCGTGGAGCGAGGTCGACGACGTCTGCTACGGCGGCTTCCCGACCCCCGTCTCCGGGACCTCGGTGGCGACCGTGAAGAGCAACCTGATGCAGATGATGTGGCGGGCCGAGGCGCTGCGGCACCGCCTCGGCGACCAGCCGCTGCGGGTCACCTCCGCCTACCGCAGCCGGGCCTGCAACGACCGGGTCGGCGGCGCGTCGAACAGCAACCACCTCTACGGCCGCGGGTTGGACCTGGTGCCGGCGGGCGGCGGGGTGACCATGTGCAAGATCGCCCAGCAGGCCCGCTACGTCGGTGTCCGCCAGATCCTCGGCCCCGGCTACCCGGACCACAGCGACCACATCCACCTGGGCATCCAGTCCTCGAAGTACTGGAGCGCCTCGCAGTGCGGGATCTGA
- a CDS encoding dihydrofolate reductase family protein: protein MTRTVFYTATTLDGFIADPDDSLDWLMRQDQDEQGPLSYQEFIAGVGALVMGSTTYEWVMRHEEGRWPYRLPCWVLTTRDLAPPSTEGADVRFARGDVRELYDALAAAAGDKDVWVVGGGDLAGQFADAGLLDELIVYLAGVTLGAGRPLLPRRLDLELVETARNKAFIAARYRVLGTLAEDR, encoded by the coding sequence GTGACCCGCACCGTCTTCTACACCGCCACCACGCTGGACGGCTTCATCGCCGACCCGGACGACTCGCTGGACTGGCTGATGCGCCAGGACCAGGACGAGCAGGGTCCACTGAGCTATCAGGAGTTCATCGCCGGCGTCGGCGCACTGGTGATGGGCTCGACGACGTACGAGTGGGTGATGCGCCACGAGGAGGGCCGGTGGCCCTACCGCCTGCCCTGCTGGGTGCTGACCACCCGTGACCTCGCGCCGCCGTCCACCGAGGGCGCCGACGTGCGGTTCGCGCGCGGCGATGTCCGGGAGCTGTACGACGCGCTGGCCGCGGCTGCCGGGGACAAGGACGTCTGGGTGGTCGGTGGCGGGGACCTGGCCGGCCAGTTCGCCGACGCGGGCCTGCTCGACGAGCTGATCGTCTACCTGGCCGGCGTCACCCTCGGCGCCGGCCGACCGCTGCTCCCGCGCCGTCTCGACCTGGAACTGGTCGAGACGGCGCGGAACAAGGCGTTCATCGCCGCGCGATACCGGGTCCTCGGCACCCTGGCCGAGGACCGCTGA
- the miaA gene encoding tRNA (adenosine(37)-N6)-dimethylallyltransferase MiaA, with protein sequence MGTPKPPIVAIVGPTASGKTALSLDLAERLGGEIVNTDAMQVYRGMDVGTAKLPVAERRGIPHHLLDLLDVREPATVAEFQGWARDAIEGLRERATTPVLVGGSALYTRAVLDRFEFPGTDPVVRARLEDELDRVGSAVLHARLTEQDPEAAARIEVGNGRRVVRALEVIEITGRRFSASLPVLEYVDPATVQIGVAIERDVLEQRIRLRVEQMFRDGLVAEVERLLADGLAEGRTAAAAIGYRQVMAHLAGETTLEEAAERTVIATRRFARRQMAWWRDDPRIVWVDHDDPGRADRAVELVRSVGARA encoded by the coding sequence GTGGGTACCCCGAAGCCGCCGATCGTCGCGATCGTCGGCCCGACCGCGAGCGGCAAGACGGCGCTCTCCCTGGACCTCGCCGAACGGCTCGGTGGGGAGATCGTCAACACCGACGCGATGCAGGTCTACCGCGGGATGGACGTCGGCACGGCGAAGCTGCCGGTCGCCGAGCGCCGCGGCATCCCGCACCACCTGCTGGACCTGCTCGACGTCCGCGAGCCGGCGACGGTCGCGGAGTTCCAGGGATGGGCGCGCGACGCGATCGAGGGCCTGCGCGAGCGCGCGACGACGCCGGTGCTGGTCGGCGGATCGGCCCTCTACACCCGGGCCGTGCTCGACCGGTTCGAGTTCCCCGGCACCGACCCGGTCGTCCGGGCCCGCCTGGAGGACGAGCTCGACCGGGTGGGCAGCGCGGTGCTGCACGCCCGGCTGACCGAGCAGGACCCGGAGGCGGCCGCCCGGATCGAGGTCGGCAACGGGCGCCGGGTGGTGCGTGCGCTGGAGGTCATCGAGATCACCGGACGCCGGTTCAGCGCGTCGCTGCCGGTGCTGGAGTACGTCGACCCCGCGACCGTCCAGATCGGGGTGGCGATCGAGCGGGACGTGCTCGAGCAGCGGATCCGGCTGCGGGTCGAGCAGATGTTCCGTGACGGCCTCGTCGCCGAGGTCGAGCGGTTGCTGGCCGACGGGCTGGCCGAGGGACGCACCGCCGCGGCGGCGATCGGCTATCGCCAGGTGATGGCCCATCTGGCCGGCGAGACGACCCTGGAGGAGGCCGCTGAGCGCACCGTGATCGCCACTCGCCGCTTCGCCCGGCGGCAGATGGCGTGGTGGCGCGACGACCCGCGCATCGTGTGGGTCGACCACGACGACCCGGGGCGGGCCGACCGGGCCGTCGAGCTCGTCCGGAGTGTCGGCGCCCGGGCTTAG
- a CDS encoding antitoxin — protein sequence MGFLDDAKKKLTEAVDKHGSKIDAGIDKAAGLADQKTGGKYRDKIQGGASKAKETLDRFESDQGGPGAPGDPRDSDGPTPPPPPPPPAR from the coding sequence GTGGGCTTTCTCGACGACGCGAAGAAGAAGCTGACCGAGGCGGTCGACAAGCACGGCTCGAAGATCGACGCCGGCATCGACAAGGCGGCCGGCCTGGCCGACCAGAAGACCGGTGGCAAGTACCGCGACAAGATCCAGGGCGGGGCCTCCAAGGCCAAGGAGACCCTGGACAGGTTCGAGAGCGATCAGGGCGGCCCGGGCGCTCCGGGAGACCCGCGCGACTCCGACGGCCCGACGCCTCCCCCGCCGCCGCCCCCGCCTGCCCGGTGA
- a CDS encoding NUDIX domain-containing protein encodes MSITDPTTGKTRFAIVPAAYVFLVRDGLHGTEVLLQLRRNTGYMDGRWAAAAAGHVEAGETAPEAAAREAAEEIGVSDLVLEFATAMQRTAHDLPIDERIDFFFVARSWLGDPRIVEPAKCADLGWWPLAALPEPLVPHEAQVLRGIRDGDLAPLTAFGF; translated from the coding sequence GTGAGCATCACCGACCCGACCACCGGCAAGACCCGCTTCGCGATCGTGCCGGCCGCCTACGTCTTCCTGGTGCGCGACGGACTGCACGGCACCGAGGTGCTGCTCCAGCTGCGCCGCAACACCGGCTACATGGACGGTCGGTGGGCGGCCGCCGCGGCCGGGCACGTCGAGGCCGGGGAGACCGCCCCCGAGGCCGCCGCGCGGGAGGCGGCCGAGGAGATCGGGGTCAGCGACCTCGTCCTGGAGTTCGCCACCGCGATGCAGCGCACCGCCCACGACCTGCCGATCGACGAGCGGATCGACTTCTTCTTCGTGGCGCGCTCCTGGCTGGGCGATCCGCGGATCGTGGAGCCGGCCAAGTGCGCCGACCTGGGCTGGTGGCCACTGGCCGCCCTGCCGGAGCCGCTGGTCCCGCACGAGGCGCAGGTGCTGCGCGGCATCCGCGACGGCGACCTCGCCCCGCTGACGGCGTTCGGCTTCTGA
- a CDS encoding aminoglycoside phosphotransferase family protein produces MGFEDGLVGFEPLPGGWSGETFLAETASERSVVRIFAAPHHRSEAPEIQAALHQLVRGLVPVPAVKEVRRRRDADAPGLLVTEHLPGVRGDLLLADLDAGDRARVGAVAGEVAATLAGMATLRSGTWADADLRIAPYEISLPGWVEDHAAALARHGWSAADLGALGSLAAEADPLLLAVGRTCVVHSDLNPKNLLFDPSTLRVTGVVDWEYSHSGHPWTDVGNLVRVEGDTAFNEAVLCQWRERHGGDRSTLLSGARAADLVALVELAARAEENPVAEAAAVRLRAAVADPAGYLTG; encoded by the coding sequence ATGGGGTTCGAGGACGGTCTGGTCGGCTTCGAGCCGCTCCCCGGTGGCTGGTCGGGAGAGACGTTCCTGGCCGAGACCGCGTCGGAGCGGTCGGTGGTGCGGATCTTCGCCGCACCCCACCACCGGTCGGAGGCACCCGAGATCCAGGCGGCGCTGCACCAGCTGGTGCGCGGACTCGTCCCGGTCCCCGCCGTCAAGGAGGTACGACGCCGCCGCGACGCCGACGCGCCCGGACTCCTGGTGACCGAGCACCTGCCCGGGGTCCGCGGCGACCTGCTCCTCGCCGATCTCGACGCCGGGGACCGTGCCCGGGTCGGGGCGGTGGCCGGGGAGGTCGCGGCGACGCTGGCCGGCATGGCGACCCTGCGCTCGGGCACCTGGGCCGACGCCGACCTGCGGATCGCGCCGTACGAGATCTCCTTGCCGGGTTGGGTCGAGGACCATGCCGCCGCGCTGGCCCGGCACGGCTGGAGCGCTGCGGACCTCGGAGCTCTGGGGTCGCTGGCCGCCGAGGCCGACCCCCTGCTCCTCGCGGTGGGCCGGACCTGCGTGGTCCATTCCGACCTCAATCCGAAGAACCTGCTGTTCGACCCGTCGACGCTGCGGGTGACCGGCGTCGTCGACTGGGAGTACAGCCACAGCGGCCACCCCTGGACCGACGTCGGCAACCTGGTCAGGGTCGAGGGTGACACCGCCTTCAACGAGGCGGTGCTGTGCCAGTGGCGCGAGCGGCACGGCGGCGATCGATCCACCCTGCTGTCCGGCGCACGGGCGGCGGACCTGGTGGCGCTGGTCGAGCTCGCCGCCCGTGCCGAGGAGAACCCGGTGGCCGAGGCGGCAGCAGTGCGACTGCGGGCGGCGGTGGCCGACCCGGCCGGCTACCTCACCGGCTGA
- a CDS encoding Type 1 glutamine amidotransferase-like domain-containing protein — MAGSEDARRRTDHPGDLRRRAARGPDPLAGRPADDVRRRPGRRAGPPPRVCFLATACGDAPELVRDFYDMATAAGWSPSHLSLFPMPNVPDVAAHLRAQDVVWVWGGSVAGLLAMWRLHGVDTALREAWESGVVLTGVSAGSICWHTGGTTDSFGPDLRPITNGLGLVPYANGVHYDSEEQRRPLFQQLVADGTLPTGYATDDGVGVLYRGTTFVEALTERDGAGAYLVERDGDRAVETALPVRRLR, encoded by the coding sequence TTGGCAGGATCGGAGGATGCCCGCCGACGCACCGACCATCCTGGCGACCTCCGGAGGCGTGCTGCCCGGGGACCGGACCCGCTGGCGGGTCGGCCCGCTGACGACGTACGCCGTCGACCTGGCCGGCGTGCAGGGCCGCCCCCGAGGGTCTGCTTCCTGGCCACCGCCTGCGGCGACGCCCCCGAGCTCGTCCGCGACTTCTACGACATGGCCACCGCGGCCGGGTGGAGCCCCAGCCACCTGAGCCTGTTCCCGATGCCGAACGTCCCCGACGTGGCCGCCCACCTGCGCGCGCAGGACGTCGTGTGGGTGTGGGGTGGCAGCGTCGCCGGGCTGCTGGCGATGTGGCGGCTGCACGGCGTCGACACCGCGCTGCGCGAGGCCTGGGAGTCCGGCGTGGTGCTCACCGGGGTCTCGGCCGGGTCGATCTGCTGGCACACCGGAGGCACCACCGACTCCTTCGGGCCCGACCTGCGGCCGATCACCAACGGTCTCGGGCTGGTGCCCTACGCCAACGGCGTCCACTACGACTCCGAGGAGCAGCGCCGGCCGCTGTTCCAGCAGCTCGTCGCCGACGGCACCCTGCCCACCGGCTACGCCACCGACGACGGGGTCGGGGTGCTCTACCGCGGCACCACGTTCGTCGAGGCGTTGACCGAACGAGACGGCGCCGGTGCCTACCTGGTCGAGCGCGACGGCGACCGCGCCGTGGAGACCGCGCTCCCGGTCCGCCGGCTGCGGTGA
- the miaB gene encoding tRNA (N6-isopentenyl adenosine(37)-C2)-methylthiotransferase MiaB has product MSTAASARPRTYEVRTYGCQMNVHDSERIGGLLEDAGYAPFDREASDAAQADVVVFNTCAVRENADNRLYGNLGHLAPAKEANPGMQIAVGGCLAQKDRTTITRKAPWVDVVFGTHNIGSLPALLERARVQEEAQVEILESLEVFPSTLPTKRESAYAAWVSVSVGCNNTCTFCIVPSLRGKEKDRRPGEILAEIEALVAEGVSEVTLLGQNVNSYGVEFGDRQAFSKLLRACGDIDGLERVRFTSPHPAEFTDDVIEAMAETPNVMPQLHMPLQSGSDRMLKAMRRSYRQSKYLGIIERVRAAMPDAAITTDIIVGFPGETEEDHQATMDVVRAARFSGAFTFQYSKRPGTPAATLPDQIAPEVVKDRYGRLVELVNQIAWEENQRLVGNEVELLVAEGEGRKDTETHRLSGRGPDNRLVHFEADFSAVGGEAPRPGDLVTTRITYAAPHHLVADGPVLGLRRTRSGDAWDARVNGAAPAGAGQVGLGMPQIGVPAPLPPAPACG; this is encoded by the coding sequence ATGAGCACCGCCGCGTCCGCCCGTCCGCGCACCTACGAGGTCCGCACCTACGGCTGCCAGATGAACGTCCACGACTCCGAGCGGATCGGTGGACTCCTCGAGGACGCCGGTTACGCCCCGTTCGACCGGGAGGCCTCGGACGCGGCCCAGGCCGACGTCGTCGTCTTCAACACCTGCGCGGTCCGGGAGAACGCGGACAACCGGCTCTACGGCAACCTCGGCCACCTCGCCCCGGCCAAGGAGGCCAACCCCGGCATGCAGATCGCCGTCGGCGGCTGCCTGGCCCAGAAGGACCGGACCACGATCACCCGGAAGGCGCCCTGGGTCGACGTCGTCTTCGGCACCCACAACATCGGCTCGCTGCCTGCGCTGCTCGAGCGCGCCCGGGTGCAGGAGGAGGCGCAGGTCGAGATCCTCGAGTCGCTCGAGGTCTTCCCCTCCACCCTGCCCACCAAGCGGGAGTCCGCCTACGCCGCCTGGGTGAGCGTCAGCGTCGGGTGCAACAACACCTGCACCTTCTGCATCGTGCCCAGCCTGCGCGGCAAGGAGAAGGACCGCCGTCCCGGCGAGATCCTCGCCGAGATCGAGGCGCTCGTCGCCGAGGGCGTCTCCGAGGTCACCCTGCTCGGCCAGAACGTCAACTCCTACGGCGTCGAGTTCGGCGACCGGCAGGCCTTCTCCAAGCTGCTCCGGGCCTGCGGCGACATCGACGGCCTGGAGCGCGTCCGGTTCACCAGCCCGCACCCGGCCGAGTTCACCGACGACGTCATCGAGGCGATGGCCGAGACCCCGAACGTGATGCCGCAGCTGCACATGCCGCTGCAGTCCGGCTCGGACCGGATGCTCAAGGCGATGCGCCGCTCCTACCGCCAGTCCAAGTACCTCGGCATCATCGAGCGGGTCCGCGCGGCGATGCCCGACGCGGCGATCACCACCGACATCATCGTCGGCTTCCCGGGCGAGACCGAGGAGGACCACCAGGCGACGATGGACGTGGTCCGCGCCGCCCGGTTCTCCGGCGCCTTCACCTTCCAGTACTCCAAGCGGCCCGGCACCCCGGCGGCGACGCTGCCCGACCAGATCGCCCCCGAGGTGGTCAAGGACCGCTACGGCCGCCTCGTCGAGCTGGTCAACCAGATCGCCTGGGAGGAGAACCAGCGGCTGGTCGGCAACGAGGTCGAGCTGCTGGTCGCCGAGGGAGAGGGCCGCAAGGACACCGAGACGCACCGGCTGTCGGGCCGCGGACCGGACAATCGGCTGGTCCACTTCGAGGCCGACTTCTCGGCGGTCGGCGGCGAGGCGCCGCGGCCCGGCGACCTGGTCACCACCCGGATCACCTACGCCGCCCCGCACCACCTGGTCGCGGACGGGCCGGTGCTCGGCCTGCGCCGCACCCGTTCCGGCGACGCCTGGGACGCCCGGGTCAACGGAGCGGCCCCGGCCGGCGCCGGTCAGGTCGGCCTGGGCATGCCGCAGATCGGGGTGCCGGCACCGCTGCCGCCCGCCCCCGCCTGCGGCTGA
- a CDS encoding GNAT family N-acetyltransferase has protein sequence MDLRTRYLAAYDEQLRTDAETPSAVAVRAHGPLRLVTFAGGRGFVTYQDLGGADAEGIERLVVDALDHFRTDPGITRVEWKTRAHDDAPGLHESLLRHGFVAEETESIMIGEAARLTVDVPLPEGVVLRQVRAEQDVKAMSAMCAEAFGDPPAEGAELADALLRRLALEDGTDDAMELWVAEAGGAMVSAGRLEPVPGTEVAGIWGGCTLPAWRGRGIYRALTAARARSALRRGRTLIHSDSTEDSRPILERYGFLRVSATTPYEWRR, from the coding sequence GTGGACCTGCGCACCCGCTACCTCGCCGCCTACGACGAGCAGCTGCGCACCGACGCAGAGACGCCGAGCGCGGTCGCGGTGCGTGCGCACGGTCCGCTGCGACTGGTGACCTTCGCCGGCGGACGCGGCTTCGTCACCTACCAGGACCTCGGCGGCGCGGACGCCGAAGGGATCGAGCGCCTGGTGGTCGACGCCCTCGACCACTTCCGGACCGACCCGGGGATCACCCGGGTGGAGTGGAAGACCCGCGCCCACGACGACGCGCCCGGCCTGCACGAGAGCCTGCTGCGGCACGGGTTCGTGGCCGAGGAGACCGAGTCGATCATGATCGGGGAGGCCGCGCGGCTGACGGTCGACGTACCGCTGCCGGAGGGGGTGGTGCTGCGGCAGGTGCGCGCGGAACAGGACGTCAAGGCGATGAGCGCGATGTGTGCCGAGGCGTTCGGCGACCCGCCCGCCGAGGGCGCGGAGCTGGCCGATGCGTTGCTGCGTCGCCTGGCCCTGGAGGACGGCACGGACGACGCCATGGAACTGTGGGTCGCCGAGGCCGGGGGCGCGATGGTCTCGGCCGGACGCCTCGAGCCGGTGCCCGGCACCGAGGTCGCCGGCATCTGGGGTGGCTGCACCCTGCCCGCGTGGCGAGGACGCGGGATCTACCGCGCGCTGACCGCGGCCCGGGCCCGCTCGGCCCTGCGCCGCGGCAGGACCCTGATCCACAGCGACTCCACCGAGGACTCGCGCCCGATCCTGGAGCGCTACGGGTTCCTCCGGGTCTCCGCGACGACGCCGTACGAGTGGCGGCGCTGA
- a CDS encoding class I SAM-dependent methyltransferase gives MVDDDIAQWDAEAAAFDEPADHGLRDPVVRDAWRELLLSRLPEPPANVADLGCGTGTLSVLLAEVGYSVTGLDFSPRMIELAERKAEGVDGVRFVQADVDDPPVPAASYDVVLCRHVLWALPDPGMALQRWLRLLRPSGRLLLVEGLWSNGAGLRAEETVRLVRETGRSAHLTRLADPTYWGRTISDDRYLVTSLPAPADRP, from the coding sequence GTGGTCGACGACGACATCGCACAGTGGGACGCCGAGGCGGCCGCGTTCGACGAGCCCGCGGATCATGGCCTCCGTGATCCGGTCGTGCGCGACGCGTGGCGGGAGTTGTTGCTGAGCAGGCTCCCGGAGCCGCCGGCAAACGTCGCGGACCTGGGCTGCGGCACCGGAACGCTCTCGGTGCTGCTGGCCGAGGTCGGCTACTCGGTGACCGGTCTGGACTTCTCGCCGCGGATGATCGAGCTGGCCGAACGCAAGGCGGAGGGCGTCGACGGGGTGCGGTTCGTGCAGGCCGACGTCGACGATCCACCGGTCCCGGCGGCGTCGTACGACGTGGTGCTGTGCCGCCACGTGCTCTGGGCGCTGCCCGATCCCGGCATGGCGCTGCAACGGTGGCTCCGGCTGCTGAGGCCGTCCGGAAGGCTCCTTCTCGTCGAGGGCCTCTGGTCCAACGGTGCCGGCCTCCGGGCAGAGGAGACCGTCCGACTGGTCCGCGAGACGGGCCGGAGCGCACACCTGACGCGGTTGGCGGACCCGACGTACTGGGGGCGGACGATCAGCGACGACCGCTACCTGGTGACGAGCCTGCCGGCGCCCGCAGACCGCCCCTGA
- a CDS encoding HNH endonuclease signature motif containing protein, with product MALGTVLDPTGAEDACTEAGRLADIAATEAGLTRLRIAQVVAIAAWAEHHVVRSGEDACTLTERGLDTGLPVAGEGAPLISDFAVTELAATLGRSLDSGRHYVGQVVELAHRLPRTWRRVTAGEVATWKGLRIADLTRPLPAVAAAYVDRHLAPVAHGCSWAQIDRLLDAALTRFDPDAAQQRRRDAAERRRLDIHLDQAGTAGTVGIDGVLDTADALDLEAVIGTRARELADLGCADALDVRRSRALGDLARADQPLDLGAPDTRERPRTGRRARRSRTVVLHVHLTEAALTGGGAVARLEETRAPVTVDQVRAWCGSAGTILVRPVLDLAACAPVDAYEIPQRLHDQVRMRNTRCVFPHCTRHATRCDSDHVIPHAGGGSTCPCNLAPLCRGHHRAKTHGGWTYATQSPGTFIWRDPHGQAWLTDPIGTRPP from the coding sequence ATGGCCCTCGGCACCGTCCTCGACCCCACGGGAGCCGAGGACGCCTGCACCGAGGCCGGTCGGCTCGCCGACATCGCCGCGACCGAGGCGGGGCTCACCCGCTTGCGCATCGCACAGGTGGTCGCCATCGCGGCCTGGGCCGAGCATCACGTGGTGCGGTCCGGGGAGGACGCCTGCACGCTCACCGAGCGCGGGCTGGACACCGGGCTTCCCGTCGCGGGCGAGGGTGCACCGCTGATCTCGGACTTCGCGGTCACCGAGCTCGCCGCCACCCTGGGACGCTCCCTGGACTCCGGACGCCACTACGTGGGTCAGGTCGTCGAGCTGGCGCACCGGCTGCCGCGGACCTGGCGCCGGGTCACCGCCGGCGAGGTGGCCACCTGGAAGGGTCTGCGGATCGCCGACCTCACCCGGCCGCTCCCTGCCGTCGCCGCGGCGTACGTCGACCGCCACCTGGCGCCCGTCGCCCATGGCTGCTCCTGGGCGCAGATCGATCGGCTGCTCGACGCGGCACTCACCCGGTTCGACCCGGACGCGGCCCAGCAGCGTCGCCGGGATGCTGCTGAGCGACGCCGCCTGGACATCCACCTCGACCAGGCCGGGACAGCTGGCACGGTCGGCATCGACGGCGTGCTGGACACCGCGGACGCCCTCGACCTCGAAGCGGTGATCGGGACGCGGGCGCGCGAGCTCGCCGACCTCGGTTGCGCCGACGCCCTCGACGTGCGGCGGTCCCGGGCCCTCGGCGACCTCGCCCGTGCCGACCAGCCCCTCGACCTGGGCGCACCGGACACCCGCGAACGCCCGAGGACCGGTCGTCGGGCACGACGGTCCCGCACGGTGGTGCTCCACGTGCATCTCACCGAGGCCGCACTCACCGGCGGTGGCGCCGTGGCGCGGCTCGAGGAGACCCGGGCACCGGTCACCGTCGACCAGGTCCGCGCCTGGTGCGGCTCCGCCGGCACGATCCTGGTCCGTCCGGTGCTCGACCTCGCGGCCTGCGCACCGGTCGACGCCTACGAGATCCCGCAACGCCTCCACGACCAGGTGCGGATGCGCAACACCCGCTGCGTCTTCCCGCACTGCACCCGGCACGCCACGCGCTGCGACAGCGACCACGTCATCCCTCACGCCGGTGGGGGCTCCACCTGTCCGTGCAACCTCGCGCCACTGTGCCGTGGGCACCACCGTGCCAAGACGCATGGCGGCTGGACCTACGCCACGCAGTCCCCCGGCACCTTCATCTGGCGCGATCCGCACGGGCAGGCGTGGCTCACCGACCCCATCGGCACCCGACCACCCTGA